In a single window of the Halobacteriovorax sp. DA5 genome:
- a CDS encoding sensor histidine kinase KdpD — translation MKPYIVLIFTALIVAFFSGSFVLKTFAPRFASQYQIDEINELKVKMQTTITPYAIVNFSSLYYSDEQFQLLNPSLAIEEFDASLLSSSKGCSNIEILQSQLTGTRKKGVWEQIRCGRIRNIPNWFVKSPPYIHESGVSYAYLLFQYQLATGQASQTSWVRRRLSYFHVSELAQLQREIGPLGGIYGLLASLSQETLQDIINEEGTILAKNFLLARIKYPRQYNVLEYRFYSNDSIERFLDQTPYQISRARAGKWCVYNDGPICWRQNTRHLLQTVSTSTLTSFTGIMVIFFIILWLLFSKIKDDKVEESRKKMALQVLTHEFRTPVSSLLLIVEKMNRSIDKLDEEQQEDLLRIAGEVYRLQRLTEKSKHYLQGSNASGMLTFSYEKLEHLEDLIYDTIIPIKETYDKEIELSIDVKDTIFVDYYWFQILIKNLVENSFIHGAPEHYLKIYEKDKFFVVEVGDGGEITRDLDTLTSEFVKGSKSSGTGLGLNIIKNIVDEWGGKIELVKKPTKFIITLPKRK, via the coding sequence ATGAAACCTTATATTGTACTTATATTCACGGCGTTAATTGTTGCCTTCTTTTCAGGAAGTTTTGTTTTAAAAACTTTCGCTCCTCGATTTGCTAGTCAGTATCAAATTGATGAGATCAATGAGTTAAAAGTTAAGATGCAAACTACAATTACACCATACGCCATCGTTAACTTCTCATCATTGTATTACTCAGATGAGCAGTTCCAACTACTTAATCCTTCACTTGCTATTGAAGAATTTGATGCATCTCTACTTTCAAGTTCAAAAGGTTGTTCAAATATTGAGATTCTTCAATCTCAGCTTACGGGAACACGTAAAAAAGGAGTCTGGGAACAAATCCGCTGTGGAAGAATTCGAAATATTCCTAACTGGTTTGTGAAATCTCCACCTTATATTCATGAATCTGGTGTTAGTTACGCATACCTCTTGTTTCAATATCAATTGGCCACAGGCCAGGCGTCACAGACGTCATGGGTAAGGCGTAGACTTTCTTACTTCCATGTTTCAGAACTTGCACAACTTCAACGTGAAATCGGGCCACTCGGTGGAATCTACGGTCTACTTGCAAGTCTTTCTCAGGAAACTCTACAAGATATTATTAATGAGGAAGGAACTATTCTAGCAAAGAACTTTTTATTGGCACGAATAAAGTATCCACGCCAATACAATGTTCTCGAGTATCGCTTTTACTCAAATGATTCCATTGAAAGATTTCTCGATCAAACGCCTTATCAAATATCAAGAGCACGTGCAGGTAAGTGGTGTGTCTACAACGACGGTCCAATTTGTTGGCGACAGAACACAAGACATCTCTTACAGACTGTCTCTACTTCGACTTTGACATCATTTACCGGGATCATGGTTATTTTCTTCATTATTCTTTGGCTACTATTCAGTAAGATCAAGGATGATAAGGTTGAGGAGAGTCGTAAGAAAATGGCACTTCAAGTTTTGACACACGAGTTTAGAACTCCTGTTAGTTCTCTTCTTTTAATTGTTGAAAAAATGAACCGCTCAATTGATAAATTGGATGAAGAACAGCAAGAAGATCTTCTTCGAATTGCTGGAGAAGTATATCGCCTTCAACGTCTAACAGAGAAGTCTAAGCACTACCTGCAAGGCTCTAATGCCTCAGGGATGTTAACTTTTAGTTATGAAAAGCTAGAGCACTTAGAAGATCTTATCTATGATACAATTATTCCTATTAAGGAAACTTATGATAAGGAAATAGAATTATCGATTGATGTGAAAGATACGATCTTTGTCGATTATTATTGGTTTCAAATTCTCATTAAAAATCTCGTTGAGAACTCTTTTATTCATGGTGCGCCAGAGCACTATTTAAAGATTTATGAAAAAGATAAATTCTTTGTTGTTGAAGTCGGTGATGGTGGAGAGATTACAAGAGACCTTGATACTCTAACAAGTGAGTTTGTTAAAGGTTCTAAAAGTTCAGGTACAGGCTTAGGTTTAAATATTATTAAAAATATAGTTGATGAATGGGGTGGAAAAATTGAGTTGGTTAAGAAGCCGACGAAGTTTATTATCACGCTACCTAAAAGGAAGTAA
- a CDS encoding 3'-5' exonuclease, with translation MLILGVDLEGINENLTQKGVNLEVDRVTEIGAVLWDTRINSPVRIFSELIDEKDRLKLTEEVIELTGIDEQLLAEWGRKGDEIKMALERIALLMKKADYMMAHNGAKYDKPMLTAMFKRHGIEMPNKVWIDTQEDVEYPRKITHKSMALLEHSHGFINPFPHRAVTDVLAMLKIASHYDYARMAKLASAPKVRIVAELKAPNWKNRQEVEKFNTIKHKVARARFQWDPNEKVWSKIVSQVHIDEGKLLYDFDWRLS, from the coding sequence ATGCTCATTCTTGGAGTTGATTTAGAAGGTATTAACGAAAATCTAACGCAAAAAGGTGTAAACCTTGAAGTTGACCGCGTTACGGAAATTGGAGCAGTCCTTTGGGATACACGCATCAACTCTCCAGTAAGAATTTTCTCAGAATTAATTGACGAGAAAGACCGTCTAAAGCTTACAGAAGAAGTCATTGAGCTAACTGGCATTGATGAGCAATTACTTGCTGAATGGGGCCGCAAGGGTGATGAAATCAAGATGGCCCTTGAAAGAATCGCACTTCTGATGAAGAAGGCCGACTATATGATGGCCCATAATGGTGCAAAGTACGACAAGCCAATGCTTACGGCCATGTTTAAAAGACATGGTATTGAGATGCCAAATAAAGTTTGGATTGATACTCAAGAAGATGTTGAGTACCCAAGAAAAATTACTCATAAATCAATGGCGCTTCTTGAGCACTCACATGGATTTATTAATCCATTCCCTCACCGCGCCGTAACTGATGTTCTAGCGATGCTAAAGATTGCTTCTCACTACGATTATGCACGTATGGCAAAGCTTGCTAGTGCACCTAAAGTTAGAATCGTAGCGGAACTTAAGGCGCCGAATTGGAAGAATCGTCAAGAAGTTGAAAAATTCAATACGATCAAGCACAAGGTTGCTCGTGCAAGATTCCAGTGGGATCCAAATGAAAAAGTTTGGTCAAAGATAGTTTCTCAAGTTCATATTGATGAAGGAAAACTTCTGTACGACTTTGATTGGAGACTTTCATAA
- a CDS encoding DUF309 domain-containing protein translates to MEESGEPQTARLSSSEAFKDSEDYLYAIDLVNQGYFWEAHAYLESLWNEHNRTDDFAILFKAIIKIAAGLLKLEMKQESAFKTHFDRCLELLNELNYEVFCGIEIEDLKVLVSHMLGESFESTPEFFIKLRL, encoded by the coding sequence ATGGAAGAAAGCGGCGAGCCTCAAACAGCTCGCCTAAGCTCTAGTGAAGCTTTTAAAGATAGTGAAGATTATCTGTATGCCATTGACTTGGTAAACCAAGGATATTTCTGGGAGGCCCATGCCTACTTAGAATCCTTATGGAATGAGCATAATCGAACTGATGACTTTGCCATTTTATTTAAGGCCATCATTAAAATAGCAGCAGGGCTATTAAAATTAGAAATGAAGCAAGAAAGTGCATTTAAAACTCACTTTGATCGCTGCCTTGAGCTACTTAATGAATTAAATTACGAAGTTTTTTGCGGAATAGAAATCGAAGATCTAAAAGTCTTGGTTTCTCATATGCTCGGCGAATCTTTCGAAAGCACCCCAGAGTTCTTTATCAAACTCAGGCTTTAA
- a CDS encoding group II truncated hemoglobin → MKIKLPEFLIRKLKMTPYHKLGGAEGVQELVNNFYEIMDTDPKASKCRAIHASSLESANKKLFMFLSGWLGGPSLYIEKYGHPRMRKRHFPFKIGFAERDEWLYCMRKAMDMKNLKPEFDKELWGAFERFAEHMRNQDF, encoded by the coding sequence ATGAAAATCAAACTACCAGAATTCCTTATTCGAAAATTAAAAATGACTCCTTATCATAAATTAGGTGGCGCCGAGGGCGTTCAAGAACTTGTTAATAACTTCTATGAGATCATGGATACTGACCCAAAGGCTTCCAAGTGTCGCGCTATTCACGCAAGCTCACTTGAAAGTGCTAATAAGAAACTTTTTATGTTTCTATCTGGCTGGTTAGGTGGCCCTAGTCTTTATATTGAAAAGTACGGCCATCCTCGTATGAGAAAGCGTCATTTTCCATTTAAGATTGGTTTTGCTGAGCGAGATGAGTGGCTCTATTGCATGAGAAAGGCCATGGATATGAAGAATTTAAAGCCTGAGTTTGATAAAGAACTCTGGGGTGCTTTCGAAAGATTCGCCGAGCATATGAGAAACCAAGACTTTTAG
- a CDS encoding S8 family peptidase, translating into MKKLFLALGMTCALSASAQNFNGYIVKLKPGFESLVNTNMADAQVRKLSFGTFAVVKQNFEGLVQDPAVEYVEKNWIINLNDFSAPQHNDASLTENRDEQFSKQWGLMNDGRNSSGWFSRGKAGEDINATAAWNVETGDRDLVVAVIDTGVDYTHADLKANTWKNEGEIAGNGIDDDGNGFVDDVYGYDFANKDGDPMDGHSHGTHCAGVIGARHNGTGIMGVMANVKIMSIKFLSDSGSGETIDAISSIDYAVANGAKILSNSWGGGEYSEALKESIQNARDKGVLFVAAAGNSSADNDARPTYPANYDVENVITVGAMDGKGNRSSFSNYGQDTVHVFAPGSNILSTVPGDRYKKMSGTSMATPMVSGVLGLLLSKEEGLTFSQIKERIYSTSVPNAGLITKAKSGRIEAYRLLNNIQN; encoded by the coding sequence ATGAAAAAATTATTTCTTGCACTTGGTATGACATGTGCGCTGAGCGCTTCAGCTCAAAACTTCAATGGTTACATTGTAAAACTAAAGCCAGGTTTCGAGTCTCTTGTTAACACGAATATGGCAGATGCTCAGGTTAGAAAACTAAGCTTTGGTACTTTTGCTGTTGTTAAGCAAAATTTTGAAGGCCTTGTTCAAGACCCAGCAGTTGAGTATGTTGAGAAGAACTGGATCATTAACTTAAATGATTTTTCAGCTCCTCAACATAATGATGCTTCATTAACAGAAAATCGCGATGAGCAATTTTCTAAGCAATGGGGATTAATGAATGACGGACGCAACTCTAGTGGTTGGTTCTCAAGAGGAAAAGCTGGTGAAGACATCAATGCAACTGCTGCATGGAATGTTGAAACAGGTGATCGCGATCTAGTTGTTGCAGTTATTGATACAGGTGTTGATTATACTCACGCTGATCTAAAAGCTAACACTTGGAAGAATGAAGGTGAAATCGCTGGAAACGGAATTGATGATGATGGAAACGGATTTGTTGATGATGTTTATGGATACGATTTTGCAAATAAAGACGGTGACCCAATGGACGGTCACTCTCATGGTACTCACTGTGCTGGTGTAATTGGTGCTCGTCACAATGGAACTGGTATCATGGGTGTTATGGCAAATGTTAAAATTATGTCGATTAAATTCCTAAGTGACAGTGGTTCAGGGGAAACAATTGATGCAATCTCTTCAATTGACTACGCTGTTGCAAATGGTGCAAAAATTCTTTCAAACTCTTGGGGTGGAGGAGAGTACTCTGAAGCACTTAAAGAGTCGATTCAAAATGCACGTGATAAAGGCGTTCTTTTCGTAGCTGCTGCTGGTAACTCTTCAGCTGACAACGATGCAAGACCAACTTACCCAGCAAATTACGATGTTGAAAACGTAATCACTGTTGGTGCAATGGATGGTAAAGGTAACCGTTCATCTTTTTCTAACTACGGACAAGATACAGTTCACGTATTTGCACCAGGTTCAAATATTCTTTCAACTGTACCAGGTGATCGTTATAAGAAGATGTCTGGAACTTCAATGGCAACGCCAATGGTTTCTGGGGTACTTGGACTTCTACTATCAAAAGAAGAAGGGCTAACTTTCTCTCAAATTAAAGAAAGAATTTATTCAACTTCAGTACCAAATGCAGGACTTATCACAAAAGCTAAGTCTGGACGTATTGAAGCTTATCGCCTACTTAACAATATCCAAAACTAG
- a CDS encoding VC0807 family protein: MSDSTETNNVQNKNENPFINILCNVVIPSVILTKFSGPEELGQVNALIIALAFPLLYGAWDFISKRKFNWIAAIGLVSVLLTGGIGLLELDRTWMIVKETAVPLVIGLFVLASQFTKKPLIRTLFEQIFDMEKIHLAFEARGLHDDFKQKIHIAGFYFSSTFFLSAFLNYVLAAIVLKGAPGTVEFNESLGRMTALSFPVISVPTLIVTVIIIFTLVNYIKKQTQLPLEEMVKQQ; encoded by the coding sequence ATGTCAGATTCGACTGAAACGAATAACGTTCAAAATAAAAATGAAAACCCGTTCATCAACATTCTCTGTAATGTTGTTATTCCATCGGTGATACTTACAAAATTTTCAGGGCCTGAAGAACTAGGTCAAGTAAATGCTCTGATCATCGCCCTTGCCTTTCCTCTTTTATATGGAGCATGGGACTTTATCTCTAAAAGAAAGTTTAACTGGATTGCGGCCATTGGTCTTGTGAGCGTTCTTCTAACAGGAGGAATCGGCTTATTGGAATTAGATCGCACATGGATGATTGTAAAAGAAACTGCTGTTCCACTTGTAATTGGTCTTTTTGTACTTGCTTCTCAATTCACAAAGAAGCCACTTATTAGAACTTTATTTGAGCAAATTTTTGATATGGAAAAGATCCACCTTGCTTTTGAAGCAAGAGGTTTACACGACGACTTCAAACAAAAGATTCACATTGCAGGATTCTACTTTTCTTCAACATTCTTTCTTTCAGCATTTTTAAATTATGTTCTTGCGGCCATCGTCCTTAAAGGAGCACCAGGTACAGTTGAGTTCAATGAAAGCTTGGGAAGAATGACAGCTCTTAGCTTTCCAGTAATCTCTGTGCCAACTTTAATAGTAACAGTCATTATTATTTTTACTCTAGTAAATTACATCAAGAAACAAACACAGCTTCCATTAGAAGAAATGGTAAAGCAGCAATAA
- a CDS encoding aldo/keto reductase — MKFNQLGNTDIKVSEICLGTMTWGEQNTIEEAHEQLNLALDYGVNFIDTAEMYPVPGQQSTYTKTEQFIGKWDKMQTHRDKFILASKVAGPGSMDSYIRNSDIRKIAFSKSDIKTACEASLKRLNTEYLDLYQIHWPSRVTNFFGRLNYEHITPEIEVSFNERVEAMDELIKEGKILHWGLSNESPWGVMKYLEAAKETNIARPVSIQNPYSLLNRSFEVGLAEMAIREKVGLLAYSPLAFGALSGKYLDGKRPANSRLTKYGEYFTRYSSEHAQNAIRAYVELANDVGLSPATLALAFVNKREFNTSNIIGATTMEQLRENLATSEVTLDSDTLNRIEEIHKVFTIPCP; from the coding sequence ATGAAATTTAATCAACTTGGAAATACAGATATAAAAGTTAGTGAGATTTGTCTTGGAACAATGACATGGGGTGAACAAAATACCATTGAAGAGGCCCATGAACAACTTAATCTAGCGCTCGACTATGGAGTTAACTTTATTGATACAGCAGAAATGTATCCAGTTCCTGGTCAACAAAGTACATACACAAAGACAGAACAATTCATTGGCAAATGGGATAAGATGCAAACTCACAGAGACAAGTTTATTCTTGCTTCTAAAGTTGCTGGCCCTGGATCAATGGATAGCTACATTAGAAATAGTGACATTAGAAAGATCGCCTTTTCAAAAAGTGATATTAAAACAGCTTGCGAGGCCTCTCTAAAAAGACTTAATACAGAATATCTAGACCTCTACCAAATTCACTGGCCATCGCGTGTGACAAATTTCTTTGGCCGTCTAAATTACGAGCATATCACTCCTGAGATTGAAGTGAGCTTCAATGAAAGAGTCGAGGCCATGGATGAGCTTATCAAAGAAGGAAAGATTCTTCACTGGGGATTATCAAATGAATCACCATGGGGAGTTATGAAGTATCTTGAAGCGGCCAAAGAAACAAATATTGCACGCCCAGTTTCAATTCAAAATCCATACTCTCTACTTAATCGCTCATTTGAAGTTGGTCTTGCAGAAATGGCAATTCGTGAGAAGGTTGGATTACTTGCTTATTCACCTCTTGCTTTTGGCGCGCTCTCTGGAAAGTATCTAGATGGAAAGAGACCTGCAAACTCTCGCCTAACTAAATACGGTGAATACTTCACTCGCTACTCTTCAGAACATGCACAAAATGCAATCAGAGCTTATGTCGAACTTGCTAACGATGTTGGACTCTCACCTGCAACTCTTGCACTAGCTTTTGTGAACAAGCGTGAATTTAATACATCAAATATCATCGGTGCTACGACAATGGAGCAATTAAGAGAGAACCTTGCCACAAGTGAAGTGACTCTTGATAGCGACACTCTGAATCGCATTGAGGAAATACACAAGGTGTTTACTATACCTTGCCCATAA
- a CDS encoding GIY-YIG nuclease family protein has protein sequence MKILEEQFICINLDEADQLPDVAGVYTIICTKDNKHYVKDVGMSSNINERISDHDRRDCWDKNCSGVLRICYRDMTGYTDEQIRGFESQIRDKYNPPCGDK, from the coding sequence ATGAAAATACTAGAAGAACAATTTATTTGTATAAACTTAGATGAGGCCGATCAACTTCCTGATGTAGCTGGAGTTTATACAATTATTTGTACAAAAGATAATAAGCATTATGTAAAAGATGTTGGGATGTCCTCAAATATAAATGAAAGAATTAGTGACCACGACAGAAGGGATTGTTGGGATAAGAATTGTAGTGGCGTCTTAAGAATTTGCTATCGTGACATGACAGGTTACACTGATGAACAAATAAGGGGATTTGAAAGCCAAATAAGAGACAAATATAACCCTCCCTGTGGTGATAAATAA
- a CDS encoding 3-oxoacyl-ACP synthase III family protein yields MAVLASKIIGVGSYVPPQVFKNSDIEEMMNTSNEWIVQRTGIEQRHWVDAKTSTSDLALKASEEAIANAGIKKEDIDMIILATLSPDFDFPGTGCFLQDKLGLSEIPAIDIRQQCSGFLYAMTVADKFIVSGSNKNILVVGAEVHSKGLDQTPDGRNVSVLFGDGAGAIVMSATEVNDKKTEPCFIDASLHSEGKYAKELWLPAAGTGFDSTERLSQEMFDEKLHYPQMNGKTVFVHAVKRMTEALSKLMAKNGVTVDDVDVFLFHQANLRINSKVAEVMGIPEEKVFNTIQKYGNTTAATIPLGMHDAMKEGVLKPGMLVASAAFGAGFTWAASLYRV; encoded by the coding sequence ATGGCTGTATTGGCAAGTAAAATTATTGGAGTGGGTTCTTACGTACCACCACAAGTTTTTAAAAATTCAGATATCGAAGAGATGATGAATACTTCAAATGAATGGATCGTTCAGCGAACAGGAATTGAGCAGCGTCACTGGGTTGATGCAAAGACTTCAACTTCGGACCTTGCACTTAAGGCAAGTGAAGAGGCCATCGCAAATGCTGGTATCAAAAAAGAAGATATCGACATGATCATTTTAGCAACTTTATCTCCTGACTTTGACTTTCCAGGAACAGGTTGTTTCTTACAAGATAAGCTAGGTCTTTCAGAAATTCCTGCTATCGACATACGTCAACAGTGTTCTGGTTTTCTTTATGCCATGACTGTTGCCGATAAATTTATTGTTAGTGGATCAAATAAGAATATTCTTGTTGTTGGTGCAGAAGTGCATTCAAAAGGTCTAGATCAAACTCCAGATGGACGCAATGTTTCTGTTCTTTTTGGTGATGGTGCTGGTGCAATTGTTATGAGTGCAACAGAAGTTAATGATAAGAAGACTGAGCCTTGCTTTATCGATGCTTCTCTTCATAGTGAAGGAAAATATGCTAAGGAGCTGTGGCTTCCTGCTGCAGGAACTGGTTTTGATTCAACAGAAAGACTTTCTCAAGAAATGTTTGATGAAAAACTTCATTACCCACAAATGAATGGAAAGACAGTTTTTGTTCATGCTGTAAAAAGAATGACTGAAGCACTTTCAAAACTTATGGCCAAGAATGGTGTAACAGTTGATGATGTTGATGTTTTCTTATTCCATCAAGCAAACTTAAGAATCAATTCTAAAGTTGCAGAGGTGATGGGAATTCCTGAAGAGAAAGTTTTCAATACAATTCAAAAATATGGAAATACAACTGCTGCGACAATTCCACTAGGAATGCACGATGCAATGAAAGAAGGTGTTCTAAAGCCAGGGATGCTTGTGGCAAGTGCTGCATTCGGTGCTGGGTTTACTTGGGCCGCTTCTCTTTACCGCGTGTAA